The Mycolicibacterium aurum genome segment CGCGCTCCACCGACAGCGGGGCGAGCCCGATCGAGACGAACGCCGCGTCCCAGCTCCACATGTGTGGGTAGAGCAGGGGAGCCGCGGTGGTCATCACACCGAGGTCGTTACCGCGCAGCAGATACGCGGCACGGGCCGCCAATTGGGTCGGGGCAAAGCTGGGATCGTGCGCCATCGTCCCCCCATGATGCGACGACTTCGCCCGATATGCAGATCGGTAGGGTCACAGGTGTGCCGACCGCGATGATCACCGGAGCCTCCGGCGGCCTGGGAGCCGCCCTCGCCGACGCGCTGGCGCCCACCCACACCCTGTTCCTGGCCGGCCGTCCGTCCCCCCGCCTGGACGCCGTCGCCGAACGGCTCGGCGCCACCACCTGGCCGATCGACCTGGCCGACCCCGATTCCATCCCGGCGGTGGTCGAGCCGATCGTGGAGCTCGACGTGCTGGTCCACAACGCCGGTGTCGCCTATCCCGGGCGGGTGGCGGAGTCCAGCGTCGACGAGTGGCGCTCCAGCATGGCCGTCAACGTCGTCGGCGCGGTGGCCCTCACGCTGGAGCTGCTGCCTGCGCTGCGCAGCGCAGGCGGGCACGTCGTGTTCATCAACTCCGGCGCCGGGATCAACGCCTCACCCGGCCTGGCGTCGTACTCCGCGAGCAAGTTCGCGTTGCGCGGCTTCGCCGACTCGCTGCGCGCCGACGAGCCGTCGCTGCGGGTGACGTCCGTGCACCCGGGCCGCATCGCGACCGCGATGCAGGAGGACCTCATCGCCTACGAGGGCCGCGACTACGACCCCACCCAGTTCCTGAGTCCGCAGACAGTGGCGAAGGTGACCGCGGACGCGATCAACACCCCCGCCGACGCGCACGTCCACGAGGTCATCGTCCGGCCCCGCTAGTCGCGGGAGGGGCTAGAGGACGACGTTGACCAGGCGGCCCGCCACGACGATGACCTTCTTCGGGGTCCTGCCTGCCATGAAGTCGACGACCTTCTCGTCGGCCAGGGCGGCTGCCTCCACCACGTCGGCCGGCGCGTCCGCGGCGACGGTGACACGTCCGCGCACCTTGCCGTTGACCTGCACCGGGTACTCGACGGTGTCCTCGACGAGGAACCGTTCGTCGGCCAACGGGAACGGCCCGTGCGCCAGCGAGCCGTCGTGGCCCAACCGCCGCCACAGCTCCTCGGCCAGGTGCGGTGCCAGCGGTGCGACCATCAGCACCAGCGGCTCCAGCGCCGCTCTGGCCGTCACCGACTGCTTGGTCAGGTGGTTGGTGTACTCGATGAGCTTGGCCGCCGCGGTGTTGTTTCGCAGCGCGGCGTAGTCGTCGGCCGTCGCGGCGATGGTGCGGTGCAGCAGGCGTTCGGTCTCGTCGTCGAGGGCGGCGTGTTCGTTGACGCGGACCTCTCCCGTCTCCTCGTCCACCACCAGGCGCCACACCCGCTGCAGGAACCGGTAGGCGCCGACGACATCCTTGGTCGCCCACGGCCGCGACGCCTCCAGCGGGCCCATCGACATCTCGTAGACCCGCAACGTGTCGGCGCCGTAGTTGTCGCAGATCTCATCGGGGGACACCGAGTTCTTCAGGCTCTTGCCGATCTTGCCGAACTCCTGCTTCACCTCGGCATCGTGATAGAAGAACTTTCCGTCGCGCTCGACCACCTCGGCGGCGGGCACGTAGGAACCGCGCGCGTCGGTGTAGGCGAACGCCTGGATGTAGCCCTGGTTCACCAGCCGCCGGTACGGCTCCCTCGAGCTGACGTGGCCGAGGTCGAACAGCACCTTGTGCCAGAACCGCGAATACAGCAGATGCAGCACGGCATGCTCGACGCCGCCGACATACAGGTCGACGCCGCCGGGGTCCGACGGACCGTGTTCGTCCGGTCGCGGACCCATCCAGTACGCCTCATTCTCCTTGGCGCACATGGCTTCTTTGTTGTACGGGTCGGTGTAGCGCAGTTCGTACCAGGAGCTGCCGGCCCACTGCGGCATCACGTTGGTGTCGCGGGTGTAGGTCTTGAGCCCGTCGCCCAGATCCAACTCCACGTTCACCCAGTCGGTCACCTTCCCCAGCGGCGGCGACGGTTCACTGTCGGCGTCGTCGGGATCGAACGACACCGGCGAATAGTCCGGCACGTCCGGCAGTTCGACGGGCAGCAGGTCCTGGGGCAGCCCGTGGGCGCGGCCCTGCGCGTCGTAGACGATCGGGAACGGCTCACCCCAGTAGCGCTGCCTCGCGAAGAGCCAATCCCTGAGCTTGTATTCGACGCGTGCCCGGCCGCGACCGTCTGCGGTCAGCCGCTCGGTCATCGCCTCCTTGGCGGCGCTCACGTCCAAGCCGTCGAGGAAGCCGGAGTTCACCAGGGGGCCGTCTCCGATGTACGCCTCCGTCGAGATATCGCCGCCGGCAACGACTTCCACGATCGGCAGGCCGAATTCCGTGGCGAAGTCCCAGTCCCGCTGGTCGCCGCCGGGCACCGCCATGATGGCGCCGGTGCCGTAGCCGGCCAGCACGTAGTCGGCGATGAACACCGGAACCTGATGACCGTTCGCGGGATTCGTCGCGTAGGCCCCGAGGAACACCCCGGTCTTGGACTTGTTCTCCTGCCGCTCCAGATCCGACTTCGCCGCAATCGCGGAACGGTAGGCCCGGACCGCGTCGACAGGGGTCGCGGCGCCGTAGGTCCACCGCTGATCCACGTCCGCGGGCCACGCGTCGGCGACCAGGCGGTCGACCAGGTCATGCTCCGGCGCCAGCACCATGTAGGTCGCACCGAACAGCGTGTCCGGACGCGTGGTGAACACCTCGATGTCGCCGGCGTCGGTGGCGAACTGGACCGACGCACCGGTGGAGCGGCCGATCCAGTTGCGTTGCATGGCCTTGACCTTGTCCGGCCAGTCCAGCACGTCGAGATCCTCGAGCAGTCGGTCGGAGTACGCGGTGATCCGCATCATCCACTGCCGCAACCGTTTCCGGAACACCGGGAAGTTGCCGCGCTCACTGCGGCCGTCGGAGGTGACCTCCTCGTTGGCCAAGACCGTGCCCAGGCCGGGGCACCAGTTCACCACCGAGTCGGCCAGATAGACCAGGCGGTGGGAGTCGATGACGTCGGCACGGGCGTCCGCGTCGAGATCCGCCCAGGCGCGCCCGTCACCAACGGTGCGGGTGCCGGCCTCGAACTCGGCGATCAGGTCCGCGATGGGCCTGGCCTTGTTCTGCGACGTGTCGAACCACGCGTTGAAGATCTGCAGAAAGATCCACTGGGTCCACTTGTAGTAGTCCACATCGGTGGTGGAGAAGCTGCGACGCGCGTCGTGCCCGAGGCCCAGCCGGCCCAGCTGCCGCCGGAAATTGACGATGTTGGCCTCGGTCCGGGTGCGCGGATGCGTGCCGGTCTGGATCGCGTACTGCTCGGCGGGTAGTCCGAATGCGTCGAAACCCAAAGCGTGCAACACGTTACGCCCGGTCATCCGGTAGTACCTGGCGTAGACATCGGTCGCGATGTAGCCCAGCGGATGTCCGACGTGCAGACCCTCACCCGACGGGTAGGGGAACATGTCCTGGACGAACATCTTGTCCGCGGGCACCGTGCTGCCATCCGTAGGTGCCAGAGATCCGACGGGGTTGGCGACGTCGAACGTCCCGTCCTGTGTCCACTGCTGCTGCCATGCACGTTCGATCTCGCCGGCGAGTTCCGCGGTGTAGCGGTGCCGGGGCGAGTCGTCTGCGCGCGGGGTCTCGGTCAACCCAGCAGTTCCGGTCGGCGTTTCAGTCACGCCACCAGGGTATAAGCACTTCCCTCTGCACTTTCGCGGCCACGGGTTGGTCTCGGTTCCGTTGCGGATGCATCAGGGGTTGGTTCCAGGTCGGTCCCAGCCCTGGTTACCGCGTCACGCACGTGGATACATTCGTCGCCTGACACGTCGGGACCTGGTCGGGAAGGAACGGAGGACTTCGGTCGATGAGCGAAATCGCGCGCCGCTGGCGGATATTGGCCGGTGGCATCGGAGTCACCGCAGCCGGTATCGCCGGTGTGATCGGTGTCGCCGCGAGCACGGCTTCGGCTCAGCCCGCGATCCCGCAGCCGACGCTGCCCGCGCCCGCAACTGTGACGCAGACCGTCACCGTGGCCCCCAATGCCGCTGCCGCGCCCATCGGACAGACCGGTGTGACGGCGGCCACTGCCGGCCCCGCTGCCATCCCCGCCGCCGCCGGCGCACCGGCCGTCCAGCCGGTCGCCCCGGCTCAACCCGTGGCGACGATCGCCCCCGCCACCTCGGGCACGCTGGCCGAGTTCTTCGCATCCAAGGGCGTCAGCATGGAGCCCCAGTCCAGCCGCGACTTCCGCGCCCTGAACATCGTGCTGCCCAAGCCACGCGGATGGGAGCACATCCCGGATCCGAACGTGCCCGACGCGTTCGCCGTGCTCGCCGACCGTGTCGGCGGCAACGGCCTGTACTCCTCGAACGCACAGGTTGTCGTCTACAAGCTGGTCGGCCAGTTCGATCCGAAGGAAGCGATCAGCCACGGCTTCATCGACAGCCAGAAGCTGCCGGCCTGGCGGTCCACCGACGCCTCGCTGGCCGACTTCGGCGGGATGCCGTCGTCGCTGATCGAAGGCACCTACCGCGAGAACAACATGACGTTGAACACGTCCCGGCGGCACGTCATCGCCACCGTCGGGCCTGACAGCTACCTGGTGTCGCTGTCGGTGAACACGAGCGTGGACCAGGTCGTCGCCGCGGCCGGCGCCACCGACGCGATCGTCAACGGCTTCAAGGTCAGCGTCCCCGGCCCCGCCGCCCCCGCGGCGCCGCTTCCCGGCACGCCCCCACTGCCGCTGCCCGCTGCGGCCCCCCAAGCTCCCGGCGTCCCCGCTCTGGCACCCCCGCCACAGCTGTTGGGATTGC includes the following:
- a CDS encoding SDR family oxidoreductase, translating into MPTAMITGASGGLGAALADALAPTHTLFLAGRPSPRLDAVAERLGATTWPIDLADPDSIPAVVEPIVELDVLVHNAGVAYPGRVAESSVDEWRSSMAVNVVGAVALTLELLPALRSAGGHVVFINSGAGINASPGLASYSASKFALRGFADSLRADEPSLRVTSVHPGRIATAMQEDLIAYEGRDYDPTQFLSPQTVAKVTADAINTPADAHVHEVIVRPR
- the leuS gene encoding leucine--tRNA ligase; this encodes MTETPRADDSPRHRYTAELAGEIERAWQQQWTQDGTFDVANPVGSLAPTDGSTVPADKMFVQDMFPYPSGEGLHVGHPLGYIATDVYARYYRMTGRNVLHALGFDAFGLPAEQYAIQTGTHPRTRTEANIVNFRRQLGRLGLGHDARRSFSTTDVDYYKWTQWIFLQIFNAWFDTSQNKARPIADLIAEFEAGTRTVGDGRAWADLDADARADVIDSHRLVYLADSVVNWCPGLGTVLANEEVTSDGRSERGNFPVFRKRLRQWMMRITAYSDRLLEDLDVLDWPDKVKAMQRNWIGRSTGASVQFATDAGDIEVFTTRPDTLFGATYMVLAPEHDLVDRLVADAWPADVDQRWTYGAATPVDAVRAYRSAIAAKSDLERQENKSKTGVFLGAYATNPANGHQVPVFIADYVLAGYGTGAIMAVPGGDQRDWDFATEFGLPIVEVVAGGDISTEAYIGDGPLVNSGFLDGLDVSAAKEAMTERLTADGRGRARVEYKLRDWLFARQRYWGEPFPIVYDAQGRAHGLPQDLLPVELPDVPDYSPVSFDPDDADSEPSPPLGKVTDWVNVELDLGDGLKTYTRDTNVMPQWAGSSWYELRYTDPYNKEAMCAKENEAYWMGPRPDEHGPSDPGGVDLYVGGVEHAVLHLLYSRFWHKVLFDLGHVSSREPYRRLVNQGYIQAFAYTDARGSYVPAAEVVERDGKFFYHDAEVKQEFGKIGKSLKNSVSPDEICDNYGADTLRVYEMSMGPLEASRPWATKDVVGAYRFLQRVWRLVVDEETGEVRVNEHAALDDETERLLHRTIAATADDYAALRNNTAAAKLIEYTNHLTKQSVTARAALEPLVLMVAPLAPHLAEELWRRLGHDGSLAHGPFPLADERFLVEDTVEYPVQVNGKVRGRVTVAADAPADVVEAAALADEKVVDFMAGRTPKKVIVVAGRLVNVVL
- a CDS encoding LpqN/LpqT family lipoprotein, translated to MSEIARRWRILAGGIGVTAAGIAGVIGVAASTASAQPAIPQPTLPAPATVTQTVTVAPNAAAAPIGQTGVTAATAGPAAIPAAAGAPAVQPVAPAQPVATIAPATSGTLAEFFASKGVSMEPQSSRDFRALNIVLPKPRGWEHIPDPNVPDAFAVLADRVGGNGLYSSNAQVVVYKLVGQFDPKEAISHGFIDSQKLPAWRSTDASLADFGGMPSSLIEGTYRENNMTLNTSRRHVIATVGPDSYLVSLSVNTSVDQVVAAAGATDAIVNGFKVSVPGPAAPAAPLPGTPPLPLPAAAPQAPGVPALAPPPQLLGLQG